A window of the Ignisphaera sp. genome harbors these coding sequences:
- a CDS encoding DUF87 domain-containing protein encodes MRRKIALLDTISIPLTLFMSNKNDYNGIYVGIDIVSGSNIYWDISRSFSPHILVIGPTGSGKTLTLAAIANRFKNRYAGCAIFMDVKNEYSDILTLYNYKDIFVIDPVKTSLPLCFCHDDKHQKLESVNTVVDVLAKVFSLHPTKQRILQKILLETCIKCSDINDSLTISEEILLDRDIEEALETAMKLFNVYLDVNEHPLAIQNSKKTYVVNLKSLFLRNKVDSAAVILYTTRFILEELGYSLITTPKIIMVIDELWHALPYLAEDFITVLTRYSRSFGLSILMATQGIDDLYPYSDTIVNSCGGLISMASSSIAYWQRLRRYLNLSNKSIEKALTLCNQGEAVARFSPQNVPLFLYIDPLEQ; translated from the coding sequence TTGCGTAGAAAAATCGCTCTTCTCGATACTATCTCTATACCTTTAACGCTATTCATGAGCAATAAAAATGATTATAATGGAATATACGTAGGTATAGATATTGTATCAGGTAGCAATATATACTGGGATATATCTAGATCTTTTTCACCTCATATCCTTGTTATAGGGCCTACAGGTAGTGGAAAAACATTGACTCTAGCAGCTATAGCTAACAGGTTTAAGAACCGTTATGCAGGATGCGCAATATTTATGGATGTAAAAAATGAGTATTCAGATATTTTAACCTTATATAACTATAAAGATATCTTTGTAATAGATCCTGTTAAAACATCCTTACCTCTCTGTTTTTGTCATGACGATAAACATCAGAAGCTAGAGTCTGTGAATACTGTTGTTGATGTACTTGCTAAGGTGTTTTCTCTACACCCAACAAAACAGAGAATTCTCCAAAAAATTCTTCTAGAAACATGTATTAAGTGTAGTGATATTAATGATAGTTTAACGATTAGTGAGGAAATATTGTTGGATAGAGATATCGAGGAGGCTTTGGAAACGGCTATGAAACTGTTTAACGTATATCTTGATGTTAATGAGCATCCACTGGCTATACAAAATAGTAAGAAAACTTATGTAGTTAACTTAAAGTCTCTCTTCCTTAGAAATAAAGTCGATAGCGCTGCAGTCATTCTATACACGACGAGATTTATTCTGGAGGAACTCGGTTACAGCTTGATTACAACTCCTAAAATCATTATGGTTATTGATGAGCTCTGGCATGCTTTACCATATTTAGCTGAAGATTTTATCACAGTATTGACGAGATATAGTAGAAGTTTTGGTTTGTCCATACTTATGGCTACACAAGGAATTGATGATCTTTATCCTTATTCTGATACTATAGTTAATAGTTGTGGAGGTCTTATATCTATGGCATCAAGTTCGATAGCGTATTGGCAAAGACTTAGACGATATCTTAATCTTTCTAATAAATCTATCGAAAAGGCCCTCACACTATGTAATCAAGGTGAAGCTGTAGCTCGTTTCTCACCACAAAATGTGCCACTATTTCTGTACATAGACCCATTAGAGCAATGA
- a CDS encoding 50S ribosomal protein L15e encodes MTKSMYHYIAVLWREHGEEHEKLIKSRLIEWRREPSIVRIEKPTRLERARKLGYKAKPGFIVVRVRVRKGGLRKPRPRSGRRPKRMGVYGHSPKKSLRLIAEERAARRYRNLEVLNSYYVGEDGLYKYYEVILVDPHHPAILNDPDINWIANPSQRGRVFRGKTSAGRKIRGLIRARGIRETHRHKWRKKQKERILKKRHEARRGASLVAPKEVYKELGIKK; translated from the coding sequence GTGACAAAATCCATGTATCACTACATAGCTGTACTGTGGAGGGAACATGGCGAAGAACATGAAAAACTGATTAAAAGTAGACTTATTGAATGGCGTAGAGAACCGTCAATAGTGAGAATCGAGAAACCCACGAGACTAGAGAGAGCTAGAAAACTAGGCTATAAAGCTAAGCCTGGATTCATAGTAGTGAGGGTGAGAGTAAGAAAAGGTGGTCTTAGAAAACCTAGACCTAGATCTGGTAGAAGACCTAAGAGAATGGGTGTATATGGTCATTCGCCTAAAAAGAGTCTAAGACTTATTGCCGAAGAAAGGGCTGCCCGTAGATACAGAAATCTTGAGGTTTTGAATAGTTACTATGTGGGTGAAGATGGTCTATATAAGTATTATGAAGTAATATTAGTGGATCCGCATCATCCCGCGATACTTAATGATCCAGATATAAACTGGATAGCTAATCCAAGTCAAAGAGGTAGAGTGTTTAGAGGAAAAACATCAGCTGGTAGAAAGATTAGAGGCTTAATAAGAGCCAGAGGTATTAGAGAAACCCATAGACACAAATGGAGAAAGAAGCAGAAAGAGAGGATACTCAAGAAAAGACATGAAGCCAGACGTGGTGCAAGTCTTGTTGCTCCTAAAGAGGTATATAAAGAGTTAGGAATAAAGAAATAA
- a CDS encoding redox-regulated ATPase YchF: MIPKISIGLLGKTNVGKSTFFSAATLIPVAIENRPFVTLDPRSGVAYIRKKCVHQELGLPKCVPVSSLCIKGERFIPVTLVDIPGLVKDASKGRGLGNKFLDVIRQADSLIHVIDISGSTDEDGKPVKPGYRDPYEDIISIELEYDEWMYSIISRDWSRFARSLDNMNIGQVIDALTQRLTGLSIKRDHVAKTLTKTKLDSVKPSSWREEELRMFVYELRLEAKPIVIAANKIDIPEARDMLKSVIRRLPNRLIIPVTALGELILRKAVTKGSIDYLPGDREFRIVDKNSLTQHEIKALEIIKEIMDFYGSTGVQRTLNETVFTALNMIVVYPVEDHNKFTDSKGNILPDAYLVPRGTTTLDLAYMVHSDLGKHFIYAIDARTKQKLGKDYILQDDSIIKIVASV; this comes from the coding sequence TTGATACCGAAAATCTCGATAGGGCTACTGGGAAAAACAAATGTTGGTAAATCTACATTCTTTTCCGCAGCTACACTTATACCTGTTGCTATAGAAAATAGACCATTTGTTACATTAGATCCCCGTAGTGGTGTAGCATACATTAGAAAGAAATGTGTTCATCAAGAACTGGGTTTACCTAAATGCGTACCAGTATCGTCTTTATGCATAAAGGGAGAAAGATTCATACCTGTAACCCTAGTCGATATACCTGGTCTTGTCAAAGATGCTTCAAAAGGGCGTGGATTAGGCAATAAGTTTCTTGATGTTATTAGACAGGCCGACTCATTAATACATGTCATTGATATCTCTGGTTCTACAGATGAAGATGGAAAACCTGTTAAACCTGGTTATAGAGATCCCTATGAAGATATAATCTCGATAGAACTTGAGTATGATGAATGGATGTACAGCATAATTTCGAGAGATTGGTCTAGATTTGCAAGATCTCTAGACAACATGAATATAGGACAAGTTATAGATGCATTAACACAAAGGCTTACAGGCCTATCCATAAAGAGAGATCATGTAGCAAAAACATTAACGAAAACAAAATTGGATTCTGTTAAACCTTCTAGCTGGAGAGAAGAAGAGCTAAGAATGTTCGTATATGAGCTACGTCTAGAGGCCAAACCCATAGTTATAGCCGCAAATAAGATAGATATACCTGAGGCAAGAGATATGCTTAAGAGCGTTATTAGGCGATTACCTAATAGATTGATAATACCTGTAACCGCCTTAGGTGAACTCATATTAAGAAAAGCGGTAACTAAAGGTTCTATAGACTACTTACCAGGGGATCGTGAATTCAGGATCGTTGATAAGAATAGTCTCACTCAACACGAGATAAAGGCTCTAGAAATAATTAAGGAGATAATGGATTTCTATGGAAGTACAGGTGTGCAAAGAACTTTAAACGAGACTGTATTCACAGCTTTGAACATGATTGTTGTGTATCCAGTTGAAGATCATAACAAATTTACTGATAGTAAGGGCAACATATTACCAGACGCATACCTAGTACCACGTGGTACAACAACACTAGATCTAGCCTACATGGTTCATAGCGACCTAGGGAAACACTTTATATACGCTATAGATGCTCGAACAAAACAAAAATTAGGAAAAGACTACATACTGCAAGATGATTCTATAATAAAGATCGTTGCCTCTGTATAG
- a CDS encoding RNA-binding domain-containing protein, with product MRKATLSRIIITTHCHATEDVEKVKQALLNVFPPNLRDSINIEQETLYGYHGNPIIRFKIVLEGDEAVEMLKYLLKMLKETDRNLIINTIDVRYNKKSNEFFMRLSKQEAYMGNIAVYDGDDAIRVSISFSVEKSLEAARNLLENLIKDGVYRSV from the coding sequence ATGCGCAAAGCAACTCTATCTAGAATTATTATAACGACACATTGCCACGCAACAGAAGATGTGGAGAAAGTTAAGCAAGCGTTACTCAATGTATTTCCTCCAAACTTGAGAGATAGTATTAATATAGAGCAGGAAACGCTATACGGATATCATGGTAATCCCATAATTAGGTTCAAGATAGTTCTAGAAGGAGATGAAGCTGTAGAGATGCTAAAATATCTATTGAAAATGTTGAAAGAAACAGATAGGAATCTGATCATTAACACGATTGATGTACGTTACAACAAAAAGTCCAATGAGTTTTTCATGAGGTTAAGCAAGCAGGAAGCATATATGGGTAATATAGCTGTATACGATGGCGATGATGCTATTAGAGTCTCTATCTCATTTTCAGTTGAAAAATCGTTGGAGGCTGCTCGAAATCTTCTAGAGAATCTGATTAAAGATGGTGTATATAGAAGTGTTTAA
- a CDS encoding Rpp14/Pop5 family protein, whose translation MDIDMNSTTVAYLALTLSLISIVLTVIMNAKFYRYTKVLLDEIGFHIVLHKKYRRIKRYVLVKFVCLDSGFETLSEHVKQSIDKLLGPILRYRCNVDIVSYRPEKKRAIIRVRGEAICVIYTLLALTIGHLEKDSDSCIAIPIRTSGLISRLKYRYLKS comes from the coding sequence ATGGACATAGACATGAATAGTACAACAGTTGCATATCTAGCGTTAACTTTATCATTGATATCAATCGTATTAACTGTTATAATGAATGCTAAATTCTACAGATACACTAAGGTTTTGCTAGATGAAATAGGATTCCATATAGTTCTACATAAAAAGTATAGAAGGATTAAACGTTATGTCCTTGTTAAGTTCGTTTGCTTAGATAGTGGTTTTGAGACGTTATCGGAACACGTAAAACAATCCATAGATAAGTTGTTAGGACCTATACTTAGGTATAGGTGTAACGTAGATATAGTTTCATATAGACCTGAGAAAAAACGTGCAATAATTAGAGTTCGAGGCGAAGCTATCTGTGTTATATATACACTTCTAGCTTTAACGATAGGACATCTAGAGAAGGACAGTGATTCATGTATTGCTATACCTATAAGGACGAGTGGACTCATATCAAGACTTAAATACAGATATTTAAAGAGCTAG
- a CDS encoding PadR family transcriptional regulator — protein sequence MLSVMVQSKALKRLIRKVTIETLWLYIARILHDSEPMKAYDVKKKLQEVFNINPPTITVYTVVYRMNKEGLLDTIRIGGEVLYKLSDRGRKEFYEALEFLEKLVDKLKI from the coding sequence TTGTTGAGCGTAATGGTTCAATCTAAAGCTTTAAAGAGACTCATTAGAAAGGTAACAATAGAGACTCTTTGGCTTTACATAGCTCGTATACTACATGATTCTGAGCCTATGAAAGCTTACGATGTTAAGAAGAAGTTGCAGGAAGTTTTCAATATCAATCCTCCAACAATAACCGTCTACACAGTAGTTTACAGAATGAATAAGGAGGGTCTTCTAGACACCATTAGAATTGGTGGTGAGGTACTCTACAAGTTATCGGATAGAGGAAGAAAAGAGTTCTACGAAGCTCTAGAGTTTCTTGAAAAACTTGTAGATAAATTAAAGATCTAG
- a CDS encoding inositol-3-phosphate synthase: MVRVGIVGVGNIASMFIQAIEYAKTREEVFGTIHETIGGYRPNDIDVVYAIDISKEKVGKDLGEAILSYPNMVPKLVDIPRKNVIVRMGKILDGVAEHMVNDFKPAEYPEPTSDELVDELKSYRVDVLVNLLPVGSAKASRFYAEVAARAGTSYVNCIPEFIASDPVYQKLFEQHRAVVLGDDIKGQLGSTIIHRALASLIAMRGAEIVESYQLNVGGNTDFKNMLAHERLKSKKVSKTMAVASTQNNPEAVLDNLFAGPSGYIPFLGNTKVSYIYIKARTFMGMPITVDLKLVVDDKAMATSILIDTVRLAKALMDKDVYGSPEWASMFYFKYPPKQAKSDEEALLNLYMNLERLGIDVEPKRLYLWRYINR; this comes from the coding sequence ATGGTTAGAGTAGGAATAGTAGGTGTAGGAAATATAGCATCTATGTTTATCCAAGCAATAGAATATGCTAAAACCCGTGAGGAAGTTTTCGGTACCATACATGAAACCATAGGTGGCTACAGACCCAACGATATAGATGTTGTATATGCCATCGATATATCTAAAGAGAAGGTAGGAAAAGACCTAGGGGAAGCGATATTATCATACCCAAATATGGTTCCAAAGCTGGTCGATATACCTAGAAAGAACGTTATTGTTAGAATGGGTAAAATACTAGATGGTGTGGCAGAGCATATGGTAAACGACTTTAAACCTGCTGAATATCCAGAACCCACATCTGATGAATTAGTAGATGAGCTCAAGAGCTATAGAGTAGATGTACTTGTAAATCTACTACCAGTAGGGAGCGCAAAAGCTTCTAGATTCTATGCTGAAGTAGCAGCAAGAGCTGGCACATCTTATGTAAACTGTATACCGGAGTTTATAGCAAGTGATCCTGTATACCAGAAATTATTCGAGCAACATAGAGCTGTTGTACTTGGAGATGATATAAAGGGGCAGCTAGGTTCTACAATTATCCATAGAGCTCTTGCAAGCCTTATAGCTATGAGAGGAGCTGAAATAGTAGAATCTTACCAACTTAACGTAGGAGGGAACACCGACTTCAAGAACATGCTTGCCCATGAGAGATTGAAAAGCAAAAAGGTATCAAAGACTATGGCTGTAGCTTCAACACAAAATAATCCTGAAGCAGTTCTAGACAATCTATTTGCAGGACCTAGCGGATATATACCTTTTCTAGGGAACACTAAGGTATCCTATATATACATTAAGGCTAGAACATTCATGGGAATGCCTATAACAGTGGACCTGAAGCTTGTTGTAGACGATAAAGCTATGGCTACATCAATACTTATAGATACTGTAAGACTGGCTAAAGCCTTAATGGACAAGGATGTGTATGGATCACCAGAGTGGGCTTCTATGTTCTACTTCAAGTATCCACCAAAACAAGCTAAAAGCGATGAAGAAGCCTTGCTTAATCTCTACATGAATTTAGAGAGACTGGGAATAGATGTAGAGCCAAAGAGGCTCTACTTATGGAGATACATCAATAGATGA
- a CDS encoding ATP-binding protein has translation MLFDPKPKRRKEDLFDFDEEFNMLKKFLGHPLLVVTGLRRTGKTSLILTVLEESSIPYVFVDLRGFVRSWRDLYETLSVSISEFVSRISRFRGFYESLVKILSIVKGVSISGISIEFSWGRDRPLLTQLFTALDRVAEEHGVKVVMVFDELQRAVGGIGMALQNALAYSYDHLKNISFIISGSEMGIIYRFLKDPEAPLYGRAYLEVKTRRLRREEAVEFLVKGFNEVNYDVSIDRINEAVDKLDGIIGWLTYYGYSTVFQGKNMDDIWRDAVEMAKKELENFINYRVSRERYRMVLRLLSLGVREWGKLKKKLEESEGKSISDRVIYEILYTLRNHSIIDNENRFLDPLLEEAAKVL, from the coding sequence ATGTTATTTGACCCAAAACCTAAGAGGAGAAAAGAAGATCTCTTCGATTTTGATGAAGAGTTCAATATGTTGAAGAAGTTTCTGGGGCATCCTCTACTTGTTGTTACTGGCCTTAGGAGAACAGGTAAAACATCTCTGATACTGACTGTTCTTGAGGAGTCCAGTATCCCTTACGTATTTGTTGATCTAAGGGGATTTGTTAGATCTTGGAGAGATCTCTACGAAACCCTTTCTGTAAGTATATCGGAATTTGTTTCAAGGATATCTAGGTTTAGAGGTTTCTATGAATCGTTGGTAAAGATCTTGAGTATTGTGAAGGGCGTCTCTATTTCTGGGATAAGTATAGAGTTTAGCTGGGGTCGAGATAGACCCCTTCTTACACAACTGTTTACAGCTCTAGATAGAGTTGCTGAAGAACATGGAGTGAAGGTGGTGATGGTTTTTGATGAACTTCAGAGAGCTGTTGGAGGTATAGGGATGGCTCTTCAAAACGCTTTAGCATATTCTTACGATCACCTAAAGAATATCTCGTTCATTATTAGTGGTTCAGAGATGGGTATTATATACCGTTTCTTAAAAGATCCTGAAGCACCTTTATATGGTAGAGCTTATCTAGAGGTTAAGACTAGGAGACTTAGAAGAGAAGAAGCTGTAGAATTCTTAGTGAAGGGCTTTAATGAAGTAAACTATGATGTAAGTATAGACAGAATCAATGAAGCAGTGGATAAATTGGATGGTATAATTGGTTGGCTTACATACTATGGTTATTCAACTGTATTTCAAGGTAAGAATATGGATGATATATGGAGAGATGCTGTAGAAATGGCTAAGAAAGAGCTTGAGAATTTTATCAACTATAGAGTAAGTAGAGAAAGGTATAGGATGGTTTTAAGGTTGCTTTCGTTAGGTGTAAGAGAATGGGGAAAATTGAAGAAGAAGCTCGAGGAATCTGAGGGCAAGTCTATAAGTGATAGAGTTATATATGAGATTCTATATACACTAAGAAATCACTCTATAATAGACAATGAAAATAGATTCCTTGATCCATTACTAGAAGAAGCTGCAAAAGTTTTGTAG
- the pyrH gene encoding UMP kinase yields MTKKILVKISGKLLNPEAPSIVKDYANIMNKLYGEGYRIAVVVGGGRYARNYITCAKALGLNDAQADIVGIEIARVNALLLALAIGDNAYTPIPRNIDEIQRAWNTNKIVVVGGLQPGQSTAGVAAVVAESLGIKRLLYATDVEGVYDKDPRKYNDARKLDVVTVDKLVEVLSQRYEAGGYELLDPIAIQIIKRSCIEVTVYNGIDPTNIYRALEGSIGTKIQSC; encoded by the coding sequence TTGACTAAAAAGATCTTGGTAAAAATATCTGGCAAACTCTTGAATCCTGAAGCTCCATCTATAGTCAAAGACTATGCAAATATAATGAATAAACTATATGGTGAAGGCTATCGTATAGCTGTTGTTGTTGGTGGTGGAAGATATGCTAGAAACTACATAACTTGTGCTAAAGCTCTAGGACTTAACGATGCTCAAGCCGATATAGTTGGTATAGAGATTGCGAGAGTCAATGCACTTCTACTAGCTCTAGCTATAGGAGACAATGCCTATACACCTATACCGAGAAATATAGATGAAATCCAGAGAGCTTGGAACACAAATAAGATAGTTGTTGTAGGAGGTCTTCAGCCAGGACAATCGACAGCAGGAGTAGCTGCTGTTGTAGCAGAATCTCTTGGGATAAAGAGGTTACTTTATGCAACAGATGTAGAAGGTGTATACGATAAAGATCCCAGAAAGTATAATGATGCAAGAAAACTTGATGTAGTAACTGTTGATAAGCTTGTAGAAGTGCTTAGTCAGAGATATGAAGCAGGAGGATATGAATTATTAGATCCAATAGCTATACAGATTATAAAGAGAAGCTGTATAGAGGTAACAGTATATAATGGAATAGATCCTACCAATATATACAGAGCTTTAGAAGGTAGTATAGGAACAAAGATACAGTCCTGTTAA
- a CDS encoding ATPase domain-containing protein — protein MEFEKSGATGFVFKDEVIADLLGDIEPGSVLLVLGHPGAGKSTFAAGILFENCLRFNVKGVYISLAETREKFYNYMKKFSMDFEYGEKKNLVEFIHMPTLAGKELLEAITSTLSTKIFTEGYSIAVVDSITPILNVLTTDEARSYLHSTLYNLSSVAKALLILISDLPFATETVDLKGLEFIADAVFVFKTRIEKRMISRFMEVRKFRGKSIPMAEMPFVIEEGKGIRCLLPPTTAEVPYSMAMTSYRDECTNSVWGSILSGTYVGIVSRCNIIPFSIWLLLTKLIMNYGLNYGILSFRESKEVTKEVISKSAQVLGIPPHYILQKSVFIESLNPSIFSSQQLEAMLYRFAEQNINFFIIDGAEALYLHHDPLYVDQMLRSLSTYIKNGLITVFELINGVYTQTQTSRYDIVHEIICRENTVEHNVVRGRIAAIDIASYNLVTRISEESILKCLNIVQR, from the coding sequence ATGGAGTTTGAGAAGAGTGGTGCTACAGGTTTTGTATTTAAGGATGAGGTAATAGCTGATTTGCTTGGAGATATCGAACCTGGTTCTGTTCTACTAGTTCTTGGTCATCCTGGTGCAGGTAAATCAACTTTTGCAGCTGGTATACTTTTTGAGAATTGTTTAAGATTCAATGTTAAGGGTGTATACATAAGTCTTGCAGAAACAAGAGAAAAATTCTATAACTACATGAAGAAATTCTCCATGGATTTCGAATATGGCGAAAAAAAGAATCTCGTGGAATTCATACACATGCCTACTCTAGCAGGTAAAGAATTGCTAGAGGCTATAACTTCTACATTAAGCACCAAGATCTTTACCGAAGGCTACTCTATAGCTGTTGTAGACTCGATAACACCTATACTAAACGTGCTTACAACAGATGAAGCTAGATCATACCTACATTCAACACTATACAACTTATCATCAGTAGCTAAAGCTCTTCTAATATTGATATCCGATCTACCTTTTGCTACAGAGACTGTTGATCTAAAGGGGCTAGAATTTATTGCTGATGCTGTTTTTGTATTCAAGACAAGAATAGAGAAGAGAATGATAAGCAGATTTATGGAGGTTAGAAAGTTTAGAGGAAAATCAATACCTATGGCAGAAATGCCGTTCGTAATAGAAGAAGGTAAAGGTATTAGATGCTTATTACCTCCAACAACAGCTGAAGTACCTTACTCTATGGCTATGACAAGCTATAGAGATGAATGCACCAATTCTGTTTGGGGCTCAATACTCTCAGGTACATATGTAGGTATAGTATCTAGATGCAATATCATACCCTTCTCTATATGGCTTCTCTTAACAAAGCTCATAATGAACTATGGCTTAAACTATGGAATTCTAAGCTTTAGAGAATCCAAAGAAGTTACCAAAGAAGTGATAAGTAAATCAGCTCAAGTCCTAGGCATTCCTCCACACTATATTCTACAGAAATCCGTATTTATCGAAAGCCTTAACCCATCAATATTCTCTTCTCAACAGCTGGAGGCTATGCTTTATCGATTTGCTGAACAAAATATAAACTTCTTTATAATTGATGGAGCTGAAGCTCTATATCTACACCATGATCCGCTATATGTTGATCAAATGCTTAGATCTCTTTCTACATATATTAAGAATGGATTGATAACGGTATTCGAGCTAATCAATGGTGTATATACTCAGACCCAGACATCTAGATACGATATAGTTCATGAAATCATATGTAGAGAAAATACTGTAGAACACAACGTAGTTAGGGGACGTATCGCTGCTATCGATATAGCTTCATATAATCTTGTAACAAGAATTAGTGAAGAATCTATACTCAAATGCCTAAATATTGTTCAGAGATGA
- a CDS encoding glycoside hydrolase family 5 protein, with protein MDIYYRVRDSEIYVVRDEKEDPLYILGVTWVGFEYRSYVVHGLHIRNWVEILQTIKSLGFNAIRLPFCANSVRPGVKPAPRAISYAYNRDLYGLDSISIMEKIIAKAAELGIYVLLCFHNISCIIMEPLWYTQTFSEQNTIDTWIAIAKRFGKYWNVIGAELFNNPHGIGPRQAYYTRGDSATWGMGNPKTDWNLAAERIGKAILEVAPHWLIIVKGTQYTNTQSDNVPLYPDSTFWGEDLRAVKDYPVNLPRDKLVYGVNTYGPDMFVQSYIDDPSVFPDNLYLIWDQNWGYVKKQLGYPIVIAEFGGKCGESDPRDAVWHTKFIEYLIDNDMCYWFYLALNPEHPETGGLLNNDWVTVKQYKYVLLKKLMDYCINRYSRR; from the coding sequence ATGGATATTTACTACAGAGTTCGAGATTCAGAAATATATGTTGTTAGAGATGAAAAAGAAGACCCTCTATACATACTAGGTGTAACATGGGTTGGTTTTGAGTATCGTAGTTATGTAGTTCATGGGCTCCACATCAGAAATTGGGTTGAGATACTCCAGACAATTAAAAGTTTAGGTTTTAATGCAATAAGGCTACCCTTCTGTGCTAATTCTGTGAGACCTGGTGTTAAGCCTGCTCCTAGAGCTATAAGTTATGCCTATAATCGAGATCTCTATGGACTAGACTCTATATCTATAATGGAGAAGATTATAGCTAAAGCTGCTGAACTAGGTATATACGTACTTCTATGTTTTCATAACATAAGCTGTATAATTATGGAGCCTCTATGGTATACACAAACATTTAGTGAACAAAATACAATAGATACATGGATAGCCATTGCTAAAAGATTTGGAAAATACTGGAATGTTATAGGAGCAGAATTGTTTAATAATCCCCATGGTATTGGACCTAGACAAGCATACTATACAAGAGGTGATAGCGCTACCTGGGGTATGGGTAACCCGAAAACTGATTGGAATCTAGCTGCTGAAAGAATAGGTAAAGCTATACTAGAGGTGGCACCTCATTGGCTAATAATAGTTAAAGGAACACAGTACACCAATACACAATCAGATAATGTACCACTGTATCCTGATTCAACGTTCTGGGGCGAGGATCTGAGAGCAGTGAAAGATTATCCTGTGAACTTACCTAGAGATAAACTAGTCTATGGTGTTAATACCTATGGACCTGACATGTTTGTTCAATCCTATATCGATGATCCTAGCGTATTTCCTGATAATCTGTACCTTATATGGGATCAGAACTGGGGATATGTGAAGAAGCAGCTAGGATATCCAATAGTTATAGCTGAATTTGGTGGTAAATGTGGTGAAAGTGATCCTAGAGATGCTGTATGGCATACCAAGTTTATTGAGTATCTTATCGATAATGATATGTGTTACTGGTTCTATCTTGCTCTAAATCCTGAGCATCCTGAAACAGGTGGGCTACTTAATAATGATTGGGTTACAGTAAAACAGTATAAGTATGTTCTATTAAAGAAACTCATGGATTATTGCATAAATAGGTATAGCAGGAGGTAG